In one Brevibacillus composti genomic region, the following are encoded:
- a CDS encoding AMP-binding protein has product MLRSITIGDLLDETAERFPDREAVVYHERGLRYSYSQFQMICNQAARGFLSLGIQKGENIAIWATNVPEWVISQFATAKMGGVLVTVNTSYRVHELEYLLRQSESTTLLLIDSYRNASYLDMIREICPELDECEPGQLRSARLPHLRNVIYLGEERQPGMFLWRDLMERGVEYPDEERVARQKSLHPDDVINMQYTSGTTGFPKGVMLSHVNIVNNAIKVAECQRLDETDRVCIPVPFFHCFGCVMGTLASVATGAAMVPVIAFDPQVVLDVVEAERCTALYGVPTMFIAELNHESFPERDLSSLRTGIMAGSPCPIEVMKRVVEKMGIRDITIAYGQTESSPVITQTRPDDSIERRVTTVGRAHDGVEVKIIDPATGESLPPGVQGELCTRGYLVMKGYYNMPEQTAKVIDHEGWLHTGDLATMDEHGYFRITGRLKDMIIRGGENIYPREIEEFLYTHPKVLDVQVVGVPDAKYGEQVLACIKVKPGETLTEEELLAYCEGKIARFKIPRYIQFVTDYPMTASGKIQKFKLREQAIELLGLSEEGGYSTA; this is encoded by the coding sequence ATGCTGCGTTCCATCACGATTGGAGATTTGCTCGATGAGACAGCGGAGCGGTTTCCTGACCGCGAGGCTGTCGTGTACCATGAGCGGGGGCTGCGTTACTCCTACTCCCAGTTCCAGATGATTTGCAATCAGGCAGCCAGAGGATTTCTTTCGCTCGGCATCCAAAAAGGGGAGAATATCGCCATCTGGGCGACGAATGTGCCGGAATGGGTGATCAGTCAGTTCGCCACGGCGAAAATGGGCGGCGTGCTGGTCACGGTGAATACGAGCTACCGCGTCCACGAGCTGGAGTACCTGCTGCGCCAGTCGGAGTCGACGACGCTCCTCTTGATTGATTCGTACCGAAACGCCAGCTATCTGGACATGATCAGGGAAATCTGCCCCGAGCTGGACGAGTGCGAGCCCGGTCAGCTGCGCTCAGCGCGTTTGCCGCATCTGCGGAATGTGATCTACCTGGGCGAGGAAAGACAGCCGGGGATGTTTCTCTGGCGTGACCTGATGGAGCGTGGAGTGGAATACCCGGATGAAGAAAGAGTCGCCCGGCAAAAGTCGCTTCACCCTGACGATGTCATCAATATGCAGTACACCTCGGGTACGACGGGCTTTCCCAAAGGAGTCATGCTCTCCCATGTCAACATCGTCAACAATGCGATCAAAGTGGCAGAATGCCAGCGGTTGGATGAGACGGATCGCGTCTGCATACCCGTCCCGTTTTTCCATTGCTTCGGCTGTGTCATGGGGACGCTGGCTTCAGTGGCGACAGGGGCCGCGATGGTTCCGGTCATCGCCTTCGATCCGCAGGTGGTGCTCGATGTCGTCGAGGCGGAGCGATGCACGGCCCTGTACGGCGTGCCGACGATGTTTATCGCCGAGCTGAATCACGAGAGCTTCCCCGAAAGAGACCTGAGCTCGCTGCGCACCGGCATCATGGCAGGATCGCCCTGCCCGATTGAAGTGATGAAGCGGGTCGTGGAAAAAATGGGCATTCGGGACATCACGATCGCCTACGGGCAGACGGAATCGTCTCCGGTGATTACGCAGACCAGGCCCGATGATTCGATTGAGCGGCGGGTGACAACCGTCGGGCGGGCGCATGACGGCGTGGAAGTGAAAATCATCGATCCCGCCACCGGCGAGAGCTTGCCGCCAGGCGTGCAGGGGGAGCTCTGCACGAGGGGCTACCTGGTGATGAAAGGGTACTACAATATGCCGGAGCAGACCGCCAAGGTGATTGACCACGAGGGCTGGCTGCATACCGGCGATTTGGCCACGATGGATGAGCACGGCTATTTCCGCATCACGGGAAGGCTGAAGGACATGATTATCCGCGGCGGGGAGAATATCTACCCGCGGGAGATCGAGGAGTTTCTCTACACGCATCCCAAGGTGCTGGATGTGCAGGTCGTCGGCGTTCCGGATGCCAAGTACGGCGAGCAGGTGCTGGCCTGCATCAAGGTAAAGCCGGGAGAAACGCTGACGGAGGAGGAGCTGCTCGCCTACTGCGAGGGAAAAATCGCCCGGTTCAAAATCCCGCGCTACATCCAGTTTGTCACGGACTATCCGATGACGGCGTCCGGCAAGATTCAGAAATTCAAGCTGCGCGAACAAGCGATCGAGCTGCTCGGGCTGAGCGAGGAGGGCGGGTATTCGACCGCATGA
- a CDS encoding SDR family oxidoreductase: MDLHLQGKVAIVLASTKGLGRATAFCLAKEGADVVLSGRDEAALNEAKAEILQATGREPLALVTDVTKAEDIERLVAETVNRYGRVDILINNAGGPPAGTFDQLSDEQWTNAFELNLLSFVRSIRAVLPHMRRQQFGRIVNFASSSFKQPLENLILSNTFRTGIVGLAKSLATELGPDGILINTIGPGRIATDRVAALDQIRAQNLQIDASEVRKNVEAAIPLGRYGEPEEFARMATFLASPANSYVTGQAFLVDGGLVKAI, translated from the coding sequence ATGGACTTACATTTGCAGGGAAAAGTAGCCATTGTCCTGGCTTCGACGAAAGGTCTTGGCAGAGCGACCGCTTTCTGCCTGGCAAAAGAGGGTGCCGATGTCGTGCTCAGCGGGCGCGACGAAGCCGCTTTGAACGAGGCCAAGGCGGAGATCCTGCAAGCGACTGGCAGAGAGCCCCTGGCGCTGGTGACAGACGTGACCAAGGCGGAAGATATTGAGCGGCTGGTGGCTGAAACGGTCAACCGTTATGGACGAGTGGATATTTTGATCAATAATGCGGGCGGGCCGCCGGCAGGCACATTTGATCAGCTGAGCGATGAACAGTGGACGAATGCCTTTGAATTGAACCTGCTCAGCTTTGTCCGCTCGATCAGGGCCGTTCTGCCGCATATGCGCCGGCAGCAATTCGGGCGGATCGTCAATTTTGCGTCGTCTTCTTTTAAACAACCGCTGGAAAATCTGATTTTATCCAATACCTTTCGTACGGGGATCGTCGGACTGGCGAAAAGTTTGGCGACGGAGCTGGGGCCGGACGGCATTTTGATCAATACGATCGGACCCGGCCGGATCGCGACGGATCGGGTCGCAGCACTGGATCAAATCAGAGCGCAGAACCTCCAAATCGATGCGAGCGAAGTGCGCAAAAACGTAGAGGCCGCCATTCCGCTTGGCCGCTACGGCGAGCCGGAAGAGTTCGCCCGGATGGCGACATTCCTCGCGTCCCCGGCTAACAGCTATGTGACCGGCCAAGCTTTTCTCGTAGACGGCGGACTGGTCAAGGCAATCTGA
- a CDS encoding LysR family transcriptional regulator has translation MELRQIRYVLAVAEERSFSRAANRLHLAQPSLSQQIAKLEKLLGVNLFHRLPQHVELTDAGQRFVQVAQTLVDLAEGLEREMRSYAVGESGKLLVGSLPITGAYVLPRVIPDFTRQFPGVELQLLEETSSNLEQMLVRGKIDISLLTMPISDPTLEAIPAIHEEIFLAVPPQHPIAQKEEVDLAELADQPFILLKEGQGFRTISLRLCDEAGFRPRIVFESTNIQTVQSLVATGMGLSFAPRMITLAPGTTEPPVYVRIAGRPFRTLVVAYRKDRPLSRPAEAFVNWLVDQKSHF, from the coding sequence ATGGAATTACGACAGATACGTTATGTACTCGCAGTAGCGGAGGAGAGGAGCTTTTCCCGCGCTGCCAACCGCTTGCATCTGGCTCAGCCGTCTCTGAGCCAGCAGATTGCCAAGCTGGAAAAATTGCTGGGCGTGAACCTGTTTCACCGACTCCCGCAGCATGTAGAGCTGACAGACGCCGGCCAACGCTTTGTGCAAGTGGCGCAGACGCTGGTGGATCTGGCTGAGGGGCTCGAGCGGGAGATGCGTTCGTACGCCGTAGGCGAGAGCGGCAAGCTGTTGGTTGGCAGTCTCCCGATTACCGGAGCCTATGTGCTCCCGCGCGTGATTCCCGATTTTACCCGTCAGTTTCCCGGGGTGGAGCTGCAGCTTCTGGAAGAGACCTCCAGCAATCTGGAACAAATGCTCGTGCGCGGAAAAATCGATATCAGCCTGCTCACGATGCCCATCTCCGATCCGACATTGGAGGCGATTCCGGCGATTCATGAAGAGATTTTTCTCGCGGTGCCGCCGCAGCATCCCATTGCGCAAAAAGAAGAGGTGGACCTCGCTGAACTCGCCGATCAGCCTTTTATTCTATTAAAAGAAGGGCAGGGTTTTCGCACCATTTCGCTGCGCCTTTGCGATGAGGCCGGCTTCCGTCCGCGCATCGTGTTTGAGAGCACCAACATCCAGACGGTCCAGTCCTTGGTGGCGACGGGAATGGGACTTTCGTTTGCGCCGCGGATGATTACCCTGGCACCGGGAACGACAGAACCGCCTGTCTATGTGCGCATAGCAGGCCGTCCGTTCCGCACGCTCGTCGTGGCCTATCGCAAAGATCGTCCGTTATCCCGTCCGGCGGAGGCCTTTGTCAATTGGCTGGTGGATCAGAAAAGTCATTTCTGA
- the leuC gene encoding 3-isopropylmalate dehydratase large subunit, with amino-acid sequence MKPRTMFEKIWDQHVIHEEPGKPSLLYIDLHLVHEVTSPQAFEGLRLAGRKVRRPDLTFATMDHNVPTADRFNVKDPISRQQMETLTTNCQEFGITLADLNSPDQGIVHVIGPELGLTLPGKTIVCGDSHTSTHGAFGALAFGIGTSEVEHVLATQCLQQSKPKTLEVRVVGDLPYGVSAKDLILAIIAKYGTDFATGYVIEYTGEAIRKLTMEERMTVCNMSIEAGARAGLIAPDETTFAYLKGRRYAPQGEDFLAAVEKWKQLCTDPGAAYDHVVEIHASEIAPQVTWGTSPGMGTDITSTVPHPDSFETTAQRKAAQDALAYMGLEPGTPMSEIKIDRVFIGSCTNGRIEDLRRAAEVAKGRKVAAHVHAMVVPGSQAVKQRAEEEGLHLIFQEAGFEWRESGCSMCLAMNPDILQEGERCASTSNRNFEGRQGRGGRTHLVSPEMAAAAAIAGHFVDVREWKREGVNKEVFQ; translated from the coding sequence ATGAAACCTCGCACGATGTTTGAAAAAATCTGGGATCAGCATGTCATCCACGAGGAACCCGGCAAACCGAGCCTTCTCTACATCGATTTGCATCTCGTCCACGAGGTTACCTCACCGCAAGCCTTTGAAGGTCTGCGCCTGGCAGGACGCAAAGTACGCCGCCCTGACCTGACATTTGCCACGATGGACCACAATGTGCCGACAGCCGATCGCTTCAATGTAAAAGATCCGATCTCCCGCCAGCAGATGGAGACGCTGACGACCAACTGCCAAGAGTTCGGCATCACGCTCGCCGACCTGAACAGCCCCGACCAGGGAATCGTCCACGTCATCGGGCCTGAACTGGGCTTGACGCTTCCGGGCAAAACGATCGTCTGCGGCGACAGCCACACCTCCACGCATGGCGCTTTTGGCGCACTTGCCTTTGGAATTGGCACCAGCGAGGTGGAGCATGTGCTGGCGACCCAGTGTCTGCAGCAGTCCAAACCCAAAACGCTGGAAGTCCGCGTAGTCGGTGATCTCCCCTACGGCGTATCCGCAAAAGACCTGATTCTGGCGATAATCGCCAAGTACGGCACGGACTTCGCCACCGGGTATGTCATTGAATACACCGGAGAAGCGATTCGCAAGCTGACGATGGAAGAGCGCATGACGGTCTGCAACATGTCCATCGAAGCAGGTGCCCGCGCCGGTCTGATCGCACCGGATGAGACGACATTCGCTTACCTGAAAGGCAGACGCTACGCTCCGCAAGGCGAAGACTTCCTGGCTGCCGTCGAAAAATGGAAGCAGCTCTGCACCGATCCGGGCGCCGCGTACGATCACGTCGTAGAAATCCATGCGAGCGAAATCGCTCCGCAAGTGACGTGGGGAACCAGTCCGGGCATGGGTACCGACATCACCAGCACCGTGCCGCATCCCGACTCGTTTGAGACAACTGCTCAGCGCAAAGCCGCTCAGGACGCCCTCGCCTACATGGGCCTGGAACCTGGCACGCCGATGAGCGAGATTAAAATCGACCGCGTCTTTATCGGCTCCTGTACCAATGGCCGGATCGAAGACCTGCGCCGCGCTGCCGAGGTGGCAAAAGGACGCAAGGTAGCCGCCCATGTACATGCCATGGTCGTACCCGGATCTCAGGCAGTCAAGCAGAGAGCGGAAGAAGAAGGTCTGCACCTGATTTTCCAAGAAGCCGGTTTTGAATGGCGCGAGTCGGGCTGCTCCATGTGCCTCGCGATGAACCCGGACATCCTGCAAGAAGGTGAGCGCTGCGCCTCTACCTCCAACCGCAACTTCGAGGGCCGTCAGGGACGTGGTGGCCGCACCCATCTGGTCAGCCCTGAAATGGCAGCTGCCGCTGCGATTGCCGGTCATTTTGTAGACGTGCGCGAATGGAAGCGCGAAGGCGTGAACAAGGAGGTATTCCAATGA
- the leuD gene encoding 3-isopropylmalate dehydratase small subunit — translation MNPFVIHTGLVAPLDRVNVDTDAIIPKQFLKRIERTGFGQFLFYEWRFTVDGQPIESFVLNQPKYQQATVLLARNNFGCGSSREHAPWALLDYGFRAVIAPSFADIFYNNCFKNGILPIKLSEEQVQELFTRAESRDNYELTIDLQEQVVKDSEGLSYPFEVDSYRRYCLLNGLDDIGITLQYEDKIAAYEAKQQA, via the coding sequence ATGAACCCGTTTGTCATCCACACCGGATTGGTAGCACCTTTGGACCGCGTAAATGTGGACACGGATGCCATCATCCCCAAACAGTTTTTGAAGCGGATCGAGCGCACCGGATTTGGTCAATTCCTCTTCTATGAGTGGCGTTTTACGGTTGATGGACAGCCGATCGAATCCTTTGTGCTGAATCAGCCGAAATATCAACAGGCGACAGTTCTGCTGGCCCGCAATAACTTCGGCTGCGGCTCTTCCCGCGAACACGCACCCTGGGCATTGCTCGACTACGGCTTCCGCGCCGTCATCGCGCCGTCCTTTGCCGATATTTTTTACAACAACTGCTTTAAAAACGGCATCTTGCCGATCAAGCTGAGCGAAGAGCAGGTGCAGGAGCTGTTCACGCGTGCCGAAAGCCGCGACAACTACGAACTGACGATTGATCTGCAGGAACAAGTGGTGAAAGACAGCGAAGGCCTCTCCTACCCCTTCGAGGTCGATTCCTACCGCCGCTACTGCCTGCTCAACGGCCTCGACGACATCGGCATTACCCTTCAATACGAAGACAAAATTGCCGCTTACGAAGCCAAACAACAGGCATAA
- a CDS encoding efflux RND transporter permease subunit, whose protein sequence is MEKLIHSLLKRRLIVYLLTFLIVVAGLGSLFSFHIELVPKTNLPMINVQISGGSLPPEEMEEKVTKRIEQEIKSLTGIKEHSSTTGTGSVRINITAEEGQGEQVKQDVQNAVNRLRNSFPKSVDTVNIVQGNLGDEEMIDYALVGADPKTMLSLAKTSIKERIEDVPGVKEVEVSSRSFENKIAVTLQPDRMNAYRVTPSEVVEQLQSTNWKQAVGTLVNTGFDTVVMIDHSYSTPQELSQLPIETPEGTVTLDQLAAVDDLRGKVKDSVALTDGQVFVHLSVKRAQGSDLITTQGKVEEVVREINAEANGQYQLKVMFEAVSYIDHAVTNLSRDVIIGGALAILVLLIFLRNWRVTLVIATTLPLSAMMTFIAMKVGGYNIDMISLLSLSLSVGLIVDAAIVVLESIYQFREKGEPLSSAIVKGTREVMTPVFTSQLTIIVVFLPLVLADFEAWLKPILGAIAFTVTAAITASTIAAFFFVPVFSDRFLKNDKKVMLESEAKEHAIVRGFTRLLQKALRHRVKTVMLAVGLFAGSFFLMPMMKMGQGINPNENMVFATISMPEGSTLENTQRAALEAEKSLRDISDVKDVFFFAGKSNAELFLLLKGKSERERDKEELTLEINQILQALPGVDRITTEFGGQGGSAPIELDITGEDMDKMREIAGDVEEMLATVPGVINIRNDFKEGKEKVTLHPKPDALAQMQVDHRSLLQQITTMIGEQPVTTISSDGIEVDVVAMMPEGWLKHPEQLRQIMITSKTGAQVPLADLVEWQYSKSPVSITHEKGNRIVTVSAELLGSDLGTVGRQIGEKLPQLAVPAGYQVEIAGKLKEQSSTMTQGIFVFLGVIALIYVIMVAQFGRLSQPFIIMLTIPMALVGVVLGFVLTQRVFGEMAMIGMIMLVGIVVSNAILLIDRINLLRSRGMMMGEAIIQGTKDRVRPVIMTKLTAILGMLPMGLAVAEGSDLEAPLATAVISGLIFHTIVTLVLVPVLYSLFETAKERRMAKREARAAKRLEKRLAKAEIRPSDL, encoded by the coding sequence ATGGAAAAGCTGATTCACTCTTTGCTCAAGCGCCGCCTAATCGTCTACCTGCTGACGTTTCTCATCGTTGTGGCCGGTCTGGGTTCCCTTTTCAGCTTCCATATCGAGCTGGTCCCGAAGACAAATCTGCCGATGATTAACGTACAGATATCCGGCGGTTCGCTCCCTCCCGAAGAGATGGAGGAGAAGGTGACCAAGCGAATTGAGCAGGAAATCAAATCGCTTACGGGGATCAAAGAGCATTCCTCCACGACCGGCACCGGTTCCGTCCGCATCAACATCACCGCCGAGGAAGGGCAGGGCGAGCAGGTGAAGCAAGACGTGCAAAACGCCGTCAACCGCCTGCGCAATTCCTTTCCCAAAAGCGTCGATACCGTCAACATCGTACAGGGGAACCTCGGGGACGAGGAAATGATCGATTACGCCCTGGTCGGCGCGGATCCCAAAACGATGCTCAGCCTGGCGAAGACATCGATCAAAGAGCGCATTGAAGATGTGCCGGGCGTCAAGGAAGTAGAAGTATCCAGTCGCAGCTTCGAAAACAAGATTGCCGTCACCCTGCAGCCGGACCGCATGAACGCGTATCGCGTCACGCCGTCCGAGGTCGTCGAGCAGCTGCAGTCGACGAATTGGAAGCAGGCGGTGGGGACGCTGGTGAATACCGGCTTTGACACCGTCGTCATGATCGATCATTCCTATTCGACACCGCAGGAACTGAGCCAGCTGCCGATTGAGACGCCGGAAGGCACCGTCACCCTGGACCAATTAGCCGCCGTCGATGATCTGCGCGGCAAAGTGAAGGATTCGGTGGCGTTGACGGATGGCCAGGTGTTCGTCCACCTCAGCGTCAAGCGTGCCCAGGGCAGCGACTTGATCACGACCCAGGGCAAGGTCGAAGAGGTGGTTCGCGAAATTAACGCGGAAGCCAATGGCCAGTACCAGCTGAAGGTCATGTTTGAGGCAGTCTCCTACATCGATCATGCCGTGACCAACCTCAGCCGCGACGTCATTATCGGGGGAGCGCTGGCCATCCTGGTCCTGCTCATCTTTTTGCGAAACTGGCGGGTCACCCTGGTAATCGCCACGACGCTGCCGCTGTCGGCGATGATGACGTTTATCGCGATGAAGGTGGGCGGCTACAACATTGATATGATCAGCCTCCTCTCCCTCAGCTTGTCAGTCGGGCTGATCGTGGACGCGGCCATCGTGGTGCTGGAGAGCATCTATCAATTCCGGGAAAAAGGGGAGCCGCTCTCCTCCGCCATCGTCAAAGGGACCCGGGAGGTCATGACACCCGTATTCACCTCCCAGCTGACAATCATCGTCGTCTTTTTGCCGCTGGTACTGGCCGACTTCGAGGCTTGGCTGAAACCGATCCTCGGAGCGATCGCCTTTACGGTGACGGCTGCGATCACGGCTTCAACGATTGCTGCATTTTTCTTCGTACCCGTCTTCTCCGACCGCTTTTTGAAGAATGACAAAAAAGTGATGCTGGAGAGCGAAGCCAAGGAGCATGCGATCGTGCGCGGCTTTACCAGACTGCTGCAAAAAGCGCTGCGGCACCGCGTCAAGACCGTTATGCTGGCGGTCGGCCTGTTTGCCGGTTCCTTTTTCCTGATGCCGATGATGAAAATGGGGCAGGGAATCAATCCGAATGAAAATATGGTGTTTGCCACCATCAGTATGCCGGAAGGTTCGACCCTGGAGAATACCCAGCGGGCTGCATTGGAAGCGGAAAAATCGCTGCGCGACATCTCCGATGTGAAAGACGTGTTCTTCTTTGCAGGAAAATCAAACGCGGAGCTGTTTCTGCTGCTGAAAGGAAAGAGTGAAAGAGAGCGGGACAAAGAGGAACTGACGCTCGAGATCAATCAAATTCTTCAGGCGCTTCCAGGTGTCGACCGGATCACGACGGAGTTCGGCGGCCAGGGCGGCAGCGCGCCGATCGAATTGGATATTACCGGCGAGGATATGGACAAGATGCGCGAGATCGCTGGCGATGTCGAGGAGATGCTGGCGACCGTACCGGGCGTCATAAATATTCGCAATGACTTTAAAGAAGGCAAAGAAAAGGTAACCCTGCATCCGAAGCCGGATGCGCTGGCACAGATGCAGGTGGATCACCGCTCGCTCTTGCAGCAGATCACCACGATGATCGGGGAGCAGCCCGTGACGACCATCTCATCGGATGGCATCGAAGTAGATGTAGTGGCGATGATGCCGGAGGGGTGGCTGAAGCATCCGGAGCAGCTCAGGCAGATCATGATCACATCGAAGACGGGCGCGCAGGTGCCGCTCGCCGATCTGGTCGAATGGCAGTACAGCAAATCTCCGGTGTCCATCACACATGAAAAAGGGAATCGTATCGTGACGGTATCGGCCGAGCTTTTGGGCAGCGACCTGGGCACAGTGGGAAGGCAAATTGGCGAGAAACTGCCGCAGCTGGCTGTTCCGGCTGGCTATCAAGTCGAGATCGCGGGCAAATTGAAAGAGCAAAGCTCTACGATGACACAGGGGATCTTCGTCTTTTTGGGCGTCATCGCACTGATCTACGTCATCATGGTCGCGCAGTTTGGCCGCTTGTCCCAGCCGTTTATCATCATGCTGACCATTCCGATGGCATTGGTCGGGGTCGTGCTCGGCTTCGTCCTGACGCAGCGCGTCTTCGGCGAGATGGCGATGATCGGGATGATCATGCTCGTCGGGATCGTGGTGTCCAATGCGATTTTGCTGATTGACCGGATCAATCTGCTGCGGTCGCGCGGCATGATGATGGGCGAGGCGATCATTCAAGGGACCAAGGACAGGGTGCGCCCCGTCATCATGACCAAGCTGACGGCGATCCTCGGCATGCTCCCGATGGGGCTGGCCGTGGCCGAAGGCTCCGATCTGGAAGCGCCGCTCGCCACCGCCGTCATCTCCGGTCTGATCTTCCACACGATCGTGACATTGGTGCTAGTGCCGGTGCTGTACTCCCTGTTTGAGACGGCCAAGGAAAGAAGAATGGCGAAGCGGGAGGCAAGAGCCGCGAAGCGATTGGAAAAGCGTCTGGCGAAAGCGGAAATTCGTCCGTCCGATCTGTAA
- a CDS encoding efflux RND transporter periplasmic adaptor subunit: MKKHATILLALVVLATAGCGPGAAEPETQQETKAKVVEVYRVQKAAAPVALTATGLVQASREAVLPFGAGGTVSSIAVKKGDQVKQGQLLASLDARYYQTEVEAAASQVEEAAARKAKTLKGASSETIQKQQLQVQSAQQDLDKASEDVVVGEKLFAGGAISQSELDDRKRARDQAAIRLRDHKLALEELLRGAEPEDVAMANASIKQAAGQVELAKKSLGETKIVAPFAGTIVDVTKQVGELASPGEQVIHIVDLSEVKITLDVTNDVINQYREQAKVQISGGDGMKHEGTISFVSPVVDKQTGKYRVELVAANPDGQWRGGMVATVELPRQLNGYLVPLEAVGVSQSEHYVMAIENGLTVKRPVKTGQMVGDQIEILSGLHEGDQLLRSGITFYVEGQKVEAKGE; the protein is encoded by the coding sequence GTGAAAAAACATGCAACCATTTTACTAGCCCTGGTCGTCCTCGCGACTGCCGGGTGTGGCCCCGGCGCCGCCGAACCAGAAACCCAGCAAGAAACCAAAGCAAAAGTAGTGGAGGTGTACCGGGTCCAAAAAGCGGCAGCTCCCGTCGCATTGACGGCGACGGGGCTGGTTCAGGCCAGCCGGGAAGCGGTGCTGCCGTTCGGAGCCGGGGGCACGGTATCGTCCATCGCCGTGAAAAAAGGAGATCAGGTAAAGCAAGGCCAGCTATTGGCCAGCCTGGATGCCCGCTACTATCAAACGGAAGTAGAGGCGGCTGCCAGTCAGGTAGAAGAGGCGGCCGCCCGAAAGGCTAAGACATTGAAAGGCGCTTCCTCCGAGACGATTCAAAAGCAGCAGCTGCAGGTGCAAAGCGCGCAGCAGGATTTGGACAAAGCCAGCGAGGATGTCGTGGTGGGAGAAAAACTGTTCGCGGGCGGGGCCATCTCGCAAAGCGAGCTGGATGATCGGAAGCGTGCGAGGGACCAGGCGGCCATACGCCTCCGCGACCATAAGCTGGCGCTGGAGGAGCTCCTCCGCGGCGCCGAGCCGGAGGATGTGGCGATGGCCAACGCATCGATCAAACAGGCAGCCGGACAGGTAGAGCTGGCGAAAAAGAGCCTGGGCGAAACCAAAATCGTGGCTCCCTTCGCAGGGACGATCGTCGATGTGACCAAACAGGTCGGGGAGCTTGCTTCTCCGGGCGAACAGGTCATCCACATCGTAGACCTCTCGGAAGTCAAGATTACCCTGGATGTCACGAATGACGTGATCAATCAGTACCGCGAACAGGCAAAGGTCCAGATTAGCGGGGGAGACGGCATGAAACACGAGGGGACGATCAGCTTCGTCTCGCCTGTGGTGGATAAACAGACCGGGAAATACCGGGTGGAGCTAGTGGCCGCCAATCCGGACGGCCAGTGGAGGGGCGGCATGGTCGCCACGGTAGAGCTGCCGCGCCAGCTGAACGGATATCTCGTCCCGCTGGAGGCGGTCGGCGTCTCGCAGTCCGAGCACTACGTGATGGCGATCGAAAACGGACTCACGGTGAAACGACCGGTCAAGACGGGTCAAATGGTGGGAGACCAGATCGAGATTCTCAGCGGACTGCATGAAGGCGATCAGCTTTTGCGCTCCGGCATCACGTTCTACGTCGAGGGGCAAAAAGTGGAGGCGAAAGGGGAATAA
- a CDS encoding thioredoxin family protein, protein MREIKTEAEFTQAISQEKPVVVKFYTDWCPDCHRIDPFMPAVEEAYREKVEMVAVNRDTLPELSQQLDVFGIPSFIAFANGKELIRFVSKLGKSREEIEHFLDRAIQVSESLKQA, encoded by the coding sequence ATGAGAGAAATCAAGACAGAAGCAGAATTCACACAGGCCATCTCCCAAGAGAAGCCGGTTGTCGTCAAATTTTATACAGACTGGTGCCCGGACTGCCATCGGATCGATCCGTTTATGCCCGCAGTAGAGGAAGCGTACCGCGAAAAAGTGGAGATGGTGGCCGTCAACCGCGATACCCTGCCGGAGCTGTCCCAACAGCTGGATGTTTTTGGCATCCCCAGCTTTATCGCTTTCGCGAACGGCAAGGAACTGATCCGCTTCGTCAGCAAGCTGGGCAAAAGCCGGGAAGAGATCGAGCATTTTCTCGACCGTGCCATCCAGGTCAGCGAATCGTTGAAGCAGGCGTAA